The following DNA comes from Desulfobacterales bacterium.
GCTCTTTTGAAAGAGGCATATCTTGTTCGTCCGCTTCTTGCAAGATTTGCCCAGGTGCCTCATGAACAGAAGATCGCGGTCTTTGCCGAGTATGACCGGGCCGCGATCTCCGCAAATGCGGCGAGGATCATTCAGAAGCTGGATAAGTCCGTTCCCGAGATCTACACGGGCGCCTCCCGTGACTCGGAGATGGGGGTGCTGACCGGCGAGTTCAACAGAAAACGCGGTCATATGTCGATTAGGACCCTGATGAAGAAGGCGGGCGGACTTATCCAGCAGATCAAACCCTGTTTTATGATGAGTCCCCTTTCGGTCGCCCAGTATCTGGATCCCCACGCGGTGAAGTTTGACATCATCATCTTCGACGAGGCCAGTCAGGTCAGACCCGAGGATGCTCTGGGAGCTTTGATGCGCGGACGGCAGCTTGTTGTGATGGGAGATTCACGTCAGCTTCCGCCGACGACGTTCTTTGATCAGATCGCGGATCAGAATGAGGATGATGAGGAATCTGTCGCCGGCATTGGGGATATGGAGAGTCTGCTGCATGTCTGCAAACAGTCGTATCCGACGAGAAGACTCCGCTGGCATTACCGGTCCCGGCATGAATCGCTTATAGCAGTATCCAATGAGGAGTTTTATGACGGAAGTCTGCTGGTGTTCCCCTCGCCGCGGCATGATACCCCGGATCTGGGACTTACCTTTGTTCATCTGCCTGATACGATCTACGAACGCGGAAGATCGGGCGTCAACAGAAACGAGGCACAGGAGGTTGCCCAGGCAGTTATCGCGTATTATCAGAAGTATCCGGATAAAACACTCGGTGTTGCGACCTTCTCGACCCGCCAGCAGGAGATCATCCGTCACGAGGTGGATATTCTGCTCCGCGATCATCCGGAGGTCGAGATGCTGATGCGGCCGGCAAACGGCGAGCATTTCTTTGTGAAGAATCTGGAAACGGTCCAGGGTGATGAACGCGACACGATGCTGATCAGTATCGGCTACGGATTCGATGAAAATCATCGGCTTTCCCGCAACTTCGGGCCGCTGAATCAGGCCGGCGGCGAGAGAAGGCTGAATGTTCTGATCACCCGGGCGCGGGAACGCTGTGTGGTGTTTTCGAACTTCCGCGGCACAGATCTTCTTATCGATGCCGATTCTTCTTCAGGGATCGCGGCACTCTCAAGATTCCTCACCTATGCAGAGGACCGCTCTTCTCTGAGATGCAGTTCTTTGTCAGGCGGAGCTGATGAATCTGCGTATTTCCCGGATTCCGTCGCCATAATGCTTGAGGACAATGGATACCAAGTGTCCAGAAACGTCGGATGTGCCGGGTTCAGGATCGATATCGCCGTTATGGATCCAAAGGATCCTGGGGTGTATCTTGCCGGGATCCTCTGTGACGGGCAGAATTACTGGTCTTCAGAGGTGACGCGGGATCGCGACCGGTTACGCACCCAGGTTCTCGAAGGACTCGGCTGGCATCTGATCAGGATCTGGTCTGCGGAGTGGTTCCAGCATCCGGTTTCCTGCACGAAGATCCTTCTCGATTTCCTTGCCGAGGCGCAAAGACCCCAGGAACCGGCAGTTATGCAGAAGGATCCGGCGCCGGAATCACAAAATGCCGCGGCGTCTCCCTCTCTGAAGAAAGAAGAGCCCGCCTTGGTCCAGCCGCAGGCGTATCCAAAGGTCAGCCTCGAGCCGTATGTTTTCTGTACCGAGTGTGATCTTGCCAAGTATCATCAGTTTAAATCCGTCCCGGATCCGGTCCTGACAACGGCGATCATGCAGATCGTTTCAGTTGAAGGCCCGGTTTCAGAGAACGTGCTGTATGCCAGGATCAAGGAACTCGGCCGCGTTCCGAAGATGACGCCGGCGATCAAGAAAAAGATTTCTTCCCTTCTGACAGAAGAGGTGCATGCCGACCGTCTGACTGCTGATGAGGAGGGATTCTATTCTGTTCCCCTCAAAGAGATAGCGGCACGCGAGCGGCCGGCGAAGTGGTCCTGCGATGACGTATCGCTTTTTGAAATCGGCCATGCTGCAGAGATCATTCTTGGAAAACAGTTTGCAACGCCAAAGCAGGATCTGATCCGTCAGACAGCCCTCGTCCTCGGATTCAAACTGACTGTGCAGGTAAAAGCACGGGTGGAGAGCGGGATCGATGCCGCGATTTCCTCGGGGACGATCGTCAGCGCAGGCGACAAACTCCTCCCGGCAGCTGAAGAATAGTTCCACACCTTTTTTCTGATGGCAGGTCCAATAAAATAGGTAGCAGTCTTTTGGATTTTTAGATACTATGTTTGAATCGATTTCCGCAGTAACGAACTCCGCAGGGTATCTCCTGGAAGGTGTGGGGGTGACCCTCCTTTTGGTGGGTCTCTCCCTTTTTATCGGTTTTATCTGCGGGATAGTGCTGACTCTCGGCCAGGTCTACGGTCCTGCCCTGATCCGCAGATTCGTCGGCATCTATGTCTGGTTTTTCCGCGGGCTTCCCAATATCGTCCTGCTGTTTCTGTTTTACTTCGCGCTCTTTCCGTTCATGGGCTTTGATATGCCGGCATTCGGCGTGGCCGTGACCGTTTTGGGGCTCAGGAGTGCTGCTTATCAGTCCCAGATATTTAGGGGAGCTATCCAGTCATTATCCGAAGGACAGATGCTTGCCGCACGTTCCCTTGGCATGACACGGTGGCAGGCGATCCGCTCGATCATATTACCCCAGTCGCTTCGTCTTTCTCTTCCCGGCTGGTCGAATGAGTATCCTGTTCTTCTGACGGATTCATCGGTCGCCTATGTGATCGGAGTGGCTGAACTTCTTACGAGGACGAGTCAGGTGATTTCCCGGACTGGGGAACCAATGATCCTGTATCTCTCTTGCGCAGTGATATTTATACTGATGAATTACGGCGGCATGATGATCATTCAATATGTGGAAAAGAAAGTCCGGATCCCGGGATTCGGCAATAATGAGGCTGAGTGTTTATGAGTGACGTTCCCATTCTCAAAGTCGAGAATCTCTGCAAGTCGTACGGGGATCTCGATGTGTTGAAATCCGTTTCGTTCGAGGTCCGCAAAGGAGAAAAAAAGGTTTTCGTCGGTCCGTCGGGTACCGGAAAATCCACACTTCTCCGGTGTATCAATCAGCTGACCGCG
Coding sequences within:
- a CDS encoding DUF3320 domain-containing protein, with amino-acid sequence ALLKEAYLVRPLLARFAQVPHEQKIAVFAEYDRAAISANAARIIQKLDKSVPEIYTGASRDSEMGVLTGEFNRKRGHMSIRTLMKKAGGLIQQIKPCFMMSPLSVAQYLDPHAVKFDIIIFDEASQVRPEDALGALMRGRQLVVMGDSRQLPPTTFFDQIADQNEDDEESVAGIGDMESLLHVCKQSYPTRRLRWHYRSRHESLIAVSNEEFYDGSLLVFPSPRHDTPDLGLTFVHLPDTIYERGRSGVNRNEAQEVAQAVIAYYQKYPDKTLGVATFSTRQQEIIRHEVDILLRDHPEVEMLMRPANGEHFFVKNLETVQGDERDTMLISIGYGFDENHRLSRNFGPLNQAGGERRLNVLITRARERCVVFSNFRGTDLLIDADSSSGIAALSRFLTYAEDRSSLRCSSLSGGADESAYFPDSVAIMLEDNGYQVSRNVGCAGFRIDIAVMDPKDPGVYLAGILCDGQNYWSSEVTRDRDRLRTQVLEGLGWHLIRIWSAEWFQHPVSCTKILLDFLAEAQRPQEPAVMQKDPAPESQNAAASPSLKKEEPALVQPQAYPKVSLEPYVFCTECDLAKYHQFKSVPDPVLTTAIMQIVSVEGPVSENVLYARIKELGRVPKMTPAIKKKISSLLTEEVHADRLTADEEGFYSVPLKEIAARERPAKWSCDDVSLFEIGHAAEIILGKQFATPKQDLIRQTALVLGFKLTVQVKARVESGIDAAISSGTIVSAGDKLLPAAEE
- a CDS encoding amino acid ABC transporter permease; its protein translation is MFESISAVTNSAGYLLEGVGVTLLLVGLSLFIGFICGIVLTLGQVYGPALIRRFVGIYVWFFRGLPNIVLLFLFYFALFPFMGFDMPAFGVAVTVLGLRSAAYQSQIFRGAIQSLSEGQMLAARSLGMTRWQAIRSIILPQSLRLSLPGWSNEYPVLLTDSSVAYVIGVAELLTRTSQVISRTGEPMILYLSCAVIFILMNYGGMMIIQYVEKKVRIPGFGNNEAECL